The Brevibacillus choshinensis genome includes the window TCCGATTTTTACGAAGCAGCTGGTGGAGCTGTCTGATGATTTGCCCCGCCTGTCGGAATGGTACTACAAGTGGATGAGCGAATGGGAAGCCCATAAATACTTTCTGCCAGATAGCATCTCACATGGCGTAGATCGTGTGATTGTCCAGTCGCACGAGCGCATGTCCCACACCGTCACACAACTAGTGAACAACGCGCGCAATTCAGTCGGGAAAGTTCTCGCCTATGCCGTTGTCCCATTCATCGCTTTTTATTTGTTGAAAGACATGAAGGAGCTGCATGAAGCGGGGATGTCGATCGTTCCCCGAGCCTACCGCAAACAAGTACTCTCTGTCTTACGGGATATTAACGAATCGCTAGGAAACTACATACACGGACAGATGATGGTCGCTCTGATCGTTGGTGTATTTGCCTATCTGGGCTACTGGTTGGTCGGGATGCCATATCCATTTGTCCTCGCGACCTTTGTCTGTTTGACGAACATTATTCCCTATATCGGCCCACTGATCGGAGCGGCACCGGCAGTCGTCGTTGCATTGACCATCTCAACTAAAATGCTTCTGTTTGTGCTCGCGGTCAATATCGTCATCCAGGTGGTAGAGGGGAACATTCTTTCTCCGAACATCGTCGGCCGTTCCCTGCACCTTCATCCACTACTAATCATCATGGCATTGCTGGCAGGGGAAGCCATTGGGGGGATCATCGGCCTGATTGTTGCGGTCCCTGTTCTGGCCGTATGTAAAGTCATTATCAGCCGAGTAGCTTTGATGATGCATGAAAGTTGACAGTGATCGCCAAAAAAATTTATAATACGAACAAAGCAATACTGGATATGATCAATGAGGGAACGAGTATGTTGCAGACCTTCTACAGAGAGGACGCTCCATGGTTGAGAGAGCGCCCAGAAGAAGTGCGACAGAAGGCTACTCCTAAGACCGGGCAAAAACCGGCGGCTTGGCACCGTTAAAGGCCGCAAAGCGACAGGCATTGGCTGGATGAGATGCAGCACAAGCCTGTAAGCAGGGTGGTACCGCGAGAAAAAACAGTTCTCGTCCCTGAGGGGATGGGGGCTTTTTTTATTTTTTCTTTAGAGGAGAATGTAAATGAAGAAACTGACAGGCAATCAAATCCGCCGCATGTTCCTGGACTTCTTTGTAGAAAAAGGACATCGCATTGAGCCTAGCGCTCCCTTGGTTCCAATCGACGATCCTTCCTTGCTGTGGATCAACAGCGGTGTAGCGACCCTCAAAAAGTACTTTGACGGCCGC containing:
- a CDS encoding AI-2E family transporter — protein: MDELRRSRLFAAAIWLTTLLIIGNLLWLLRPVLTQLLHLLEEVLVPVVVGLIIAYLLHPIVQVLERRRVPRLMAVLLIYGSFVLIIAIAVVNAIPIFTKQLVELSDDLPRLSEWYYKWMSEWEAHKYFLPDSISHGVDRVIVQSHERMSHTVTQLVNNARNSVGKVLAYAVVPFIAFYLLKDMKELHEAGMSIVPRAYRKQVLSVLRDINESLGNYIHGQMMVALIVGVFAYLGYWLVGMPYPFVLATFVCLTNIIPYIGPLIGAAPAVVVALTISTKMLLFVLAVNIVIQVVEGNILSPNIVGRSLHLHPLLIIMALLAGEAIGGIIGLIVAVPVLAVCKVIISRVALMMHES